The proteins below come from a single Candidatus Eisenbacteria bacterium genomic window:
- a CDS encoding helix-turn-helix domain-containing protein, which translates to MNDKQLLRPADIAPLLGVTTGRVYQLIDAGVIPATKMGGSIRIPREAWELWLQGQSDVALDSIKVNRPGQQPQDQIPKENDPSLHSRGGSYQ; encoded by the coding sequence ATGAATGACAAGCAATTGCTCCGGCCAGCCGACATCGCCCCGCTGCTCGGTGTGACTACGGGCAGGGTTTACCAGCTAATAGATGCTGGAGTCATCCCAGCGACCAAAATGGGTGGGTCGATTCGAATACCGCGAGAAGCATGGGAGCTTTGGCTTCAGGGCCAATCCGATGTGGCCCTGGATTCAATCAAGGTGAATCGGCCTGGTCAGCAGCCCCAGGACCAGATTCCTAAAGAAAACGACCCTTCATTGCACTCGCGGGGAGGCTCATACCAATGA
- a CDS encoding ATP-binding protein gives MQGANNVDVSPRFKKSRSLDKRLKLFVWGDSGTGKTTLALQFPNPAVIDLEGSADLYGGLFDFDVLRASTADEAMTAVQWLASHQHEYRTLVIDPVSVYWDALQKKWSDIFLRRNKGSKGYRFEFYDLQVRDWMTIKAEFKDFIRRIIALDMNVIVTARQKTQYADGAFMKAIGETFDGEKSLPYLFDTILRLYRDEKGRFLGECIKDRSQKLPLGEFELSYEVLQKAFGIGTLNQAAKPGEIVA, from the coding sequence ATGCAGGGAGCGAATAATGTTGACGTTAGCCCTCGTTTTAAGAAGTCGAGATCGCTGGACAAGAGATTAAAACTGTTTGTCTGGGGCGATTCGGGAACCGGGAAGACAACTCTCGCACTCCAATTTCCCAACCCGGCCGTCATCGATCTTGAAGGCAGTGCGGATCTCTATGGCGGCCTCTTCGACTTTGATGTCCTGCGCGCCAGTACAGCGGATGAGGCCATGACCGCGGTTCAGTGGCTGGCGAGCCACCAACATGAATACCGCACCCTTGTCATCGATCCGGTATCCGTTTATTGGGATGCGCTGCAGAAAAAGTGGTCGGATATATTTCTGCGCCGGAACAAGGGTTCGAAGGGGTACCGTTTTGAGTTTTACGACCTGCAGGTGCGGGATTGGATGACCATAAAAGCGGAGTTCAAGGATTTCATCCGCAGGATAATAGCACTCGATATGAACGTCATCGTCACGGCTCGCCAAAAGACTCAGTACGCCGACGGAGCATTTATGAAGGCAATCGGGGAAACATTCGACGGGGAGAAGTCCCTACCCTACCTCTTTGACACAATCCTACGCCTGTATCGTGACGAGAAGGGCCGGTTTCTGGGGGAGTGCATCAAGGATCGATCCCAGAAGCTGCCCCTCGGAGAGTTTGAGTTGTCATATGAGGTTCTGCAGAAGGCGTTTGGGATTGGGACTTTAAACCAAGCTGCTAAGCCGGGCGAGATCGTTGCGTAG
- a CDS encoding DUF669 domain-containing protein — protein MPRINFSNVDDAQNFKPLPEGVYHCRVIDVKESSTLHGDDMWKLWFEVASGDYQGRRIFDNLVFSDRAMPRVKHICSKLGVDVTGEVNMTPALLIDREAMVSVIEADYVDEGGNTKTSNRVLFAGYEAVEPPSNDEDGEVSFP, from the coding sequence ATGCCAAGAATAAATTTCAGCAATGTTGATGATGCTCAGAACTTCAAACCCTTACCTGAGGGTGTATATCACTGCCGAGTGATCGATGTCAAAGAATCATCAACCCTACATGGGGATGATATGTGGAAGTTGTGGTTCGAGGTTGCGAGCGGTGATTACCAAGGTCGCAGAATATTCGACAATTTGGTCTTCAGTGATCGGGCTATGCCACGGGTAAAACACATCTGCTCAAAGCTGGGTGTTGACGTCACTGGCGAAGTTAACATGACACCGGCATTGCTGATTGACCGGGAGGCGATGGTATCGGTTATAGAAGCCGATTACGTCGATGAGGGTGGGAATACCAAGACAAGCAATCGGGTTCTATTCGCGGGTTATGAAGCGGTCGAGCCGCCCAGCAATGATGAAGACGGGGAAGTGTCGTTCCCCTGA